One region of Kazachstania africana CBS 2517 chromosome 3, complete genome genomic DNA includes:
- the KAFR0C02290 gene encoding uncharacterized protein (similar to Saccharomyces cerevisiae HRR25 (YPL204W); ancestral locus Anc_6.215), which translates to MDLRVGRKFRIGRKIGSGSFGDIYHGTNLISGEEVAIKLESIRSRHPQLEYEARVYKYIGGGVGISLIRWFGKEGEFNAMVIDLLGPSLEDLFNYCHRKFSYKTVIMLALQMICRVQYIHGRSFIHRDIKPDNFLMGTGRRGSTVHVIDFGLSKKYRDFNTHRHIPYRENKSLTGTARYASLNTHLGIEQSRRDDLESLGYMLIYFCKGSLPWQGLKATTKKQKYDRILEKKLCISVETLCQGLPIEFTEYMNYVRNLAFDEKPDYLYLARLFKDLSIKLEYHNDHLFDWTMLRYTKAMVEKQRDLIENATSNSNSNDKNEQFNKIKLLAMKKFSTHFHYFNSNDQKNPTPEEIKQQSILNSNVTVSLPTKLMNSIDKSMELLKKNSTEISKQQTSKDIQEDQGQESQNNIWL; encoded by the coding sequence ATGGATCTGAGAGTCGGTAGAAAATTCCGCATCGGTCGTAAGATTGGTAGTGGGTCTTTCGGTGATATTTATCATGGTACAAATTTGATCAGTGGTGAAGAGGTTGCTATTAAATTGGAATCAATTAGATCTAGGCATCCTCAATTAGAGTACGAAGCTCGTGTTTACAAATACATCGGGGGAGGTGTTGGCATTTCATTGATAAGATGGTTTGGTAAGGAAGGTGAGTTTAATGCCATGGTTATTGATCTTTTAGGCCCATCTTTAGAAGATCTTTTTAATTACTGCCATAGAAAATTCTCATACAAGACTGTTATAATGCTAGCTCTACAGATGATATGTAGAGTCCAGTACATCCATGGCAGATCTTTTATTCATAGGGATATCAAGCCtgacaattttttaatggGTACGGGAAGACGTGGATCTACCGTTCATGTCATTGATTTTGGTCTATCGAAAAAATATAGAGATTTTAATACACATCGCCATATCCCATATCgagaaaataaatcattaaCGGGTACAGCTAGATATGCAAGTTTGAACACACATCTAGGGATTGAACAAAGTAGAAGAGATGACTTGGAATCACTGGGCTATATGCTAATATATTTCTGTAAAGGATCATTACCTTGGCAAGGACTGAAAGCTACAacaaaaaagcaaaaataTGATAGAATCCTTGAGAAGAAACTATGCATAAGTGTGGAGACTTTATGTCAGGGTTTGCCCATTGAATTCACGGAGTACATGAATTACGTTAGAAACTTAgcatttgatgaaaaacCGGACTATCTTTATCTAGCGAGACTCTTCAAAGATCTGAGCATAAAACTGGAGTATCATAATGATCACCTATTTGATTGGACTATGTTACGTTATACAAAGGCAATGGTTGAGAAACAAAGAGATTTGATTGAGAATGCTACAAGTAATAGTAATAgcaatgataaaaatgaacaatttaataagataaaattattagcGATGAAGAAGTTCTCGACTCATTTCCACTATTTTAACAGTAATGACCAGAAAAATCCAACTCCAGAAGAAATCAAGCAACAGTCAATTTTAAATAGTAATGTGACTGTATCTTTACCaacaaaattaatgaattcaattgataaaagtatggaacttttgaaaaaaaactcTACGGAAATTTCGAAACAGCAAACTTCAAAAgatattcaagaagatcAGGGACAAGAATCCCAGAATAATATCTGGTTATAA
- the KAFR0C02300 gene encoding uncharacterized protein (similar to Saccharomyces cerevisiae YGR122W; ancestral locus Anc_3.476) produces the protein MSHTTEINRLKIASVGKLPLKYQNLEKSEGGYSSELKLARLNAKDILNKDQLDDVTKIEICLDYASKLLVERWGAENMSLNIEQDLYICLLNCSYYYRCIAIDMLDKAYELVSPSNTIWATAGQYLKKGLGLLQFLEEISQAFSLEAKFHDYLIQLISEFKLIQQLAILMLSLSKLKSKLSNPESNALDLQSNQLKEASSTSFFTAKLCIGCFDSTLQLKQSDIISRPLRNFLESLSFLLLSMDQFRNDESGVAIGMLEESINILSQIVPRSQLTATILDKSHDSKSTKDRFLKKNKLLKNTLQHKMTNLKVSSVELLPFLNEALSDFLIPLIGLLRYVYKHTNENLFFKPIENNPVVLKKLFPKGKTPDVDGIRWGLVNSRLQENADANEPRHMGSGIGNYF, from the coding sequence ATGTCTCATACTACTGAAATAAATAGGCTTAAAATAGCTTCTGTAGGAAAATTGCCgttgaaatatcaaaatcttgaaaagtCTGAAGGTGGTTATTCCTCCGAGTTGAAATTGGCAAGATTGAATGCGAAAGATATCCTCAATAAGGACCAATTAGATGATGTCACTAAAATAGAAATATGTTTGGATTATGCCAGTAAACTGCTGGTAGAAAGATGGGGAGCAGAAAATATGTCGTTGAATATAGAGCAGGATCTCTATATATGCTTGCTTAATTGTTCATACTATTATAGGTGCATAGCAATTGATATGCTGGATAAAGCATATGAGTTGGTGTCTCCTTCAAACACAATATGGGCAACAGCTGGACagtatttgaaaaaaggtTTGGGACTTCTACAATttttagaagaaatatCTCAAGCTTTTTCATTAGAAGCCAAGTTTCATGATTATTTGATTCAGCTTATTTCagaattcaaattgattcaGCAACTGGCCATATTAATGCTATCTctatcaaaattgaaatcaaaattatcaaatccTGAAAGTAATGCGTTGGACCTTCAAAGtaatcaattgaaagaagcaTCATCCACAAGTTTTTTCACAGCAAAATTATGTATTGGGTGTTTTGATTCGACATTGCAACTTAAACAAAGTGATATTATCAGCAGACCCTTGCGAAACTTCCTCGAAAGTCTGAGCTTTTTACTACTTTCCATGGACCAATTCAGAAATGATGAATCGGGTGTCGCAATTGGTATGCTAGAAGAATCTATCAATATTCTGTCCCAAATAGTGCCAAGATCCCAACTGACAGCAACTATTCTTGATAAGTCTCATGACTCCAAATCTACTAAAGATcgttttttgaagaaaaataagcTACTTAAAAACACACTGCAACATAAGATGACAAACCTAAAGGTTTCTTCAGTGGAGTTACTGCCATTTCTCAACGAAGCTCTTTCAGACTTCCTAATACCATTAATCGGACTTCTAAGATACGTCTATAAACATACAAACGAAAATCTATTTTTTAAGCCCATAGAAAATAATCCAGTAGTtctaaagaaattatttcCAAAGGGCAAAACTCCAGACGTTGATGGGATACGATGGGGTCTAGTCAACTCCAGGTTGCAAGAGAATGCAGATGCTAACGAGCCGCGCCATATGGGAAGCGGCATAGGAAATTATTTCTAA
- the COG2 gene encoding Golgi transport complex subunit COG2 (similar to Saccharomyces cerevisiae COG2 (YGR120C); ancestral locus Anc_3.472), whose protein sequence is MDFLSDEEMDLELPTTTDITRGLFGDQVDKLHGEAKENEKGFNVDEFLMQNNFHYLPLDSLIRDLSNLSIEIVQALLGQVTDNYDNYLAFFSTYSKDENETLLELQKTRAELNSFMTHLGQLTKDDLSNTRETIEDSVEYLKNLDCISEQLNDHKRLADEISLSKKLSNTLHKMCAMEDIQEQLCGELIKKLFQIINSCRGLLTSLESLNSPFIHHIRNEYQGLVQEFQVSLKILTDLCLEDTKRYKYLNNVLISLLAKDI, encoded by the coding sequence ATGGATTTCTTatcagatgaagaaatggaCTTGGAGTTACCTACAACCACAGATATTACTAGAGGTCTATTCGGTGATCAAGTGGATAAGTTGCATGGCGAGGCCAAAGAGAATGAAAAGGGCTTTAACGTCGATGAATTCCTGATGCAAAacaattttcattacttaCCACTAGACTCACTCATAAGAGACCTTTCCAACTTGTCTATTGAAATTGTACAAGCATTACTGGGGCAGGTCACTGATAATTACGATAACTATTTGGCATTCTTCAGCACATATTCCaaggatgaaaatgaaacgTTACTAGAATTACAGAAGACAAGAGCAGAATTGAATAGCTTTATGACACATTTGGGACAACTAACGAAAGATGATCTTTCGAATACAAGAGAAACAATTGAAGACTCtgttgaatatttgaaaaatctggaTTGTATATCTGAACAGCTTAATGACCATAAACGTTTGgctgatgaaatttcacTAAGTAAGAAATTGAGTAACACATTACATAAAATGTGTGCAATGGAAGATATTCAGGAGCAATTATGCGGTGAACTTATCAAGaaactatttcaaataataaacaGTTGTCGTGGTTTACTTACGTCGTTggaatctttgaattctcCATTTATTCATCATATACGTAACGAATACCAAGGGTTAGTGCAGGAGTTTCAAGTATCACTCAAAATTCTGACAGATTTATGTCTAGAGGACACCAAACGGTATAAATACTTGAACAATGTACTGATATCGCTTCTCGCTAAGGACATAtaa
- the KAFR0C02320 gene encoding 40S ribosomal protein uS12 (similar to Saccharomyces cerevisiae RPS23A (YGR118W) and RPS23B (YPR132W); ancestral locus Anc_3.467): MGKGKPRGLNSARKLRVHRRNNRWAENNYKKRLLGTAFKSSPFGGSSHAKGIVLEKLGIESKQPNSAIRKCVRVQLIKNGKKVTAFVPNDGCLNFVDENDEVLLAGFGRKGKAKGDIPGVRFKVVKVSGVSLLALWKEKKEKPRS; this comes from the exons ATGGGTAAAGGTAAGCCAAGAGGTTTAAACTCTGCTAGAAAATTACGTGTCCACAGAAGAAACAA CCGTTGGGCCGAAAACAACTACAAGAAGAGATTACTAGGTACTGCCTTCAAATCTTCCCCATTCGGTGGTTCTTCTCACGCTAAAGGTATCGTTTTAGAAAAGTTAGGTATCGAATCCAAGCAACCTAACTCTGCTATCAGAAAGTGTGTCAGAGTTCAATTAATCAAGAACGGTAAGAAGGTTACTGCTTTCGTTCCAAATGATGGTTGTTTAAACtttgttgatgaaaatgacgaAGTCTTATTAGCTGGTTTCGGTAGAAAAGGTAAGGCTAAGGGTGATATTCCAGGTGTCAGATTCAAGGTCGTCAAGGTCTCTGGTGTCTCCTTATTAGCTTTATGgaaggaaaagaaggaaaaacCAAGATCCTAA
- the KAFR0C02330 gene encoding uncharacterized protein (similar to Saccharomyces cerevisiae YGR117C; ancestral locus Anc_3.466): MSEANRYTQVLIAQYLKQNGFEDTLSNFLRESSLPLTSVRSKLQDLHLEDLETIVGDRIQFGDNAITGSLNGLVLNDALPAIDEGKYGIGSWNHISKFVKAGASVTDGLAISTKFDKFGNIMFSMSNKRIQVYDSNLQYKQDFKPVAEYKSISKYCGPIGDSDYYYSCSIDGTLSIYDKTFAVLPKCDAKVHEKMITHIVFIKISSTSYYVVSSGLENILKITLLTFKDGSVTFEELSNCKLLSACTSCQVGIQKFGRNNDSTSRPFIFVTRAQFTHVLCYTLSAENKLYLHCNIALNIAQFSTYSFEVRDMVLMNLKSPECSSILSENSVLVVATSHVPYLRLIIVELPMALLEGEGIGKGCATSYGGVLKDMATTIPQNSFSQPILKFIPNCNGFIIGGDQAIYGIDISSGDSWELALSGYTNMQRIKAIDVNLNTSQIVVGAANKMIYSWKVRNE, from the coding sequence ATGAGTGAAGCAAACAGATACACCCAGGTACTGATTGCGCAgtatttgaaacaaaatggCTTTGAAGATACTTTGTCAAACTTTCTGAGGGAATCCTCACTGCCGTTAACCTCTGTTCGCTCGAAACTACAGGATTTGCATCTAGAAGATCTAGAGACTATTGTAGGAGATAGGATACAGTTTGGTGACAATGCTATTACTGGGAGTCTGAATGGATTGGTTTTGAACGATGCTTTGCCCGCAATAGATGAAGGAAAATATGGCATAGGGTCCTGGAACCACATATCCAAATTTGTGAAAGCTGGTGCAAGCGTGACGGATGGGCTTGCTATCagtacaaaatttgataaatttggtaataTAATGTTTTCAATGTCTAACAAACGGATACAAGTGTACGACTCCAATCTACAATACAAACAAGATTTCAAACCAGTTGCTGAATATAAAAGTATATCCAAATATTGTGGCCCTATTGGAGATTCggattattattattcatgTTCTATCGATGGTACTTTGTCAATATATGACAAAACCTTTGCAGTACTTCCAAAATGTGATGCCAAAGTGCACGAAAAAATGATCACTCACATTgtttttatcaaaatatcttcCACCTCTTACTATGTGGTCTCTAGTGGTTTAgaaaatatcttgaaaattaCTTTACTGACCTTCAAAGATGGCAGTGTGACTTTTGAAgaactttcaaattgtaaGTTATTATCTGCCTGTACTTCTTGCCAAGTTGGtatccaaaaatttggaaggAATAATGACAGTACTTCAAGACCTTTTATCTTTGTTACAAGAGCCCAGTTTACGCATGTTTTATGTTATACTCTATCAGCAGAAAACAAGCTATATTTGCATTGTAATATTGCCTTAAACATTGCACAATTTTCCACTTACTCTTTTGAAGTTAGAGACATGGTTCTGATGAACCTTAAATCGCCTGAATGTAGCTCAATTCTATCCGAAAATTCAGTGTTGGTAGTAGCAACATCGCATGTGCCCTATCTAAGATTAATTATTGTGGAGCTTCCGATGGCTCTCCTTGAAGGTGAAGGAATTGGAAAAGGTTGCGCAACCTCCTATGGTGGAGTCCTGAAAGACATGGCTACCACCATTCCTCAAAACTCATTTTCTCAgccaattttgaaatttatccCAAATTGTAATGGTTTCATAATTGGTGGGGATCAAGCAATATATGGCATAGACATTTCAAGTGGTGATTCCTGGGAGCTAGCTCTTTCTGGTTATACCAATATGCAAAGAATAAAGGCAATCGACGTAAATTTGAATACCTCACAGATTGTTGTAGGAGCAGCTAACAAAATGATCTACTCTTGGAAAGTTCGGAATGAGTGA
- the SCD6 gene encoding Scd6p (similar to Saccharomyces cerevisiae SCD6 (YPR129W); ancestral locus Anc_3.464), translating to MSQYIGKTISLISVTDNRYVGLLENIDSEKGTVTLRDVRCFGTEGRKNWGPDEIYPNPTVYQSVKFNGNDVKDLNILEVRLEDVQPVLHPNAMAQQQQQVQAPMKSQPQQVMPASQQVPPTQTLHPAHDAAQTETSPRIVQTNLPESRPQQDIPAAVAGYGVYAPSDNAAPLASKDVNSTEAKESSDNTRFKNERTQRKPRRQSHTKKIEIPSNDFDFETNNAKFAREAPEIANEQVQQPHETNNENNMEAQNDSFYNKKSSFFDTISTSAEMNTNMRWQEEKALNMDTFGQSSARPRFHSGRDNRGGRGRGRGGYRGNYRGNRGNYRGNRGGYHDKRSQEGEGNQASFQQGSSNIEF from the coding sequence ATGTCTCAGTATATTGGTAAgacaatttctttgatttccGTGACGGATAATAGATACGTTGgtttattggaaaatattgattcCGAAAAAGGTACGGTCACTTTAAGAGACGTTCGCTGCTTTGGAACTGAAGGACGTAAAAACTGGGGTCctgatgaaatttatcCAAACCCAACTGTTTATCAAAGTGTGAAGTTCAACGGTAACGATGTTAAAGATTTGAACATCTTAGAAGTAAGACTTGAGGACGTACAACCAGTACTACATCCAAATGCTATGGcacagcaacaacaacaagtCCAAGCTCCTATGAAATCACAACCACAGCAAGTAATGCCTGCATCTCAACAAGTACCACCAACACAAACACTACACCCAGCACATGATGCTGCTCAAACTGAAACATCACCACGTATTGTTCAGACTAATCTTCCAGAAAGTCGTCCACAACAAGATATTCCAGCTGCTGTTGCTGGTTATGGAGTTTATGCACCATCAGATAATGCCGCTCCATTAGCTTCCAAGGATGTTAACTCGACGGAAGCCAAGGAATCTTCTGATAATACTCGCTTCAAGAATGAGAGAACACAACGCAAACCACGTCGTCAATCTCATactaagaaaattgaaattccaAGTAAcgattttgattttgaaacgAATAACGCCAAATTTGCCAGGGAAGCACCTGAAATTGCTAACGAACAAGTTCAACAACCTCATGAGACTAACAACGAAAACAATATGGAAGCGCAGAATGATAGTTTCTACAACaagaaatcttcattttttgatacAATATCTACATCTGCTGAAATGAACACAAATATGAGATGGCAGGAGGAGAAAGCCCTAAATATGGACACCTTTGGCCAATCTTCTGCCAGACCAAGATTCCACTCAGGTAGAGACAATAGAGGCGGAAGGGGTAGAGGTAGAGGCGGTTACAGAGGCAACTACAGAGGCAATAGAGGCAATTATAGAGGCAACAGAGGCGGATACCATGACAAAAGATCACAAGAGGGAGAAGGCAATCAGGCCAGCTTCCAACAAGgatcttcaaatattgaattttaa
- the DAM1 gene encoding Dam1p (similar to Saccharomyces cerevisiae DAM1 (YGR113W); ancestral locus Anc_3.458), whose product MDEEKSRTGTEYRLSVSSNPGSRRSSFGSNNDGTSYNDDMTAAVNETEQNVLQEYLVPQIRELSDSMITLDDNFIRLNEIHNSLVNLNESFGSLIYGMMCISACIDFPGIPYNVEKELRSMKRLQALKIERESLTKELEELKKPNKQAVNDSKFVVPHFPPTQLNKRLEKNGPRSVSENRNRHFAQPKSNKDQTGGDDDDTNSEASFVMNPLVKPPPNYRDSNHEIRNEDKRDNTSRLRRKSILHTIRNSLSAEHTSSTNIFSTEERREKPTSSATRIPSPKKRKNPLFQANSRNIASANMNRVNKRKTERKPVPMDKRPPFR is encoded by the coding sequence ATGGACGAAGAGAAGTCTAGAACAGGTACAGAATATAGATTATCCGTAAGTAGCAATCCTGGGTCGAGGAGGTCTTCTTTTGGTAGCAATAATGATGGAACAAGTTATAATGACGATATGACAGCTGCTGTGAATGAAACTGAACAAAACGTACTACAAGAATATTTGGTGCCACAGATAAGAGAACTTAGTGATTCAATGATTACATTAGATGACAATTTCATAAGGTTGAATGAGATACATAACAGTTTAGTAAATTTAAACGAATCGTTTGGATCATTGATATACGGGATGATGTGTATCTCTGCGTGTATAGATTTCCCTGGTATACCTTATAATGTAGAGAAAGAGCTAAGATCAATGAAGAGACTGCAagcattgaaaattgaacGAGAATCACTTACGAAGGAATTAGAAGAGTTGAAAAAACCTAACAAGCAAGCCGTGAATGATAGCAAATTCGTAGTTCCACACTTTCCCCCAActcaattgaataaaagGCTTGAAAAGAACGGTCCAAGAAGTGTTTCTGAAAACAGAAACAGACATTTTGCCCAACCAAAATCTAATAAAGATCAAACGGGCGGTGACGATGACGATACTAACAGTGAAGCCTCATTCGTCATGAATCCACTTGTGAAACCTCCACCAAATTACAGAGATAGTAATCATGAGATAAGAAATGAGGACAAACGCGATAATACAAGCAGgctaagaagaaaatctaTACTACACACAATACGGAACAGCCTTTCTGCCGAACATACCAGCTCaacaaatatattttctacAGAAGAGAGAAGAGAGAAGCCAACTTCAAGTGCCACCAGAATTCCATCTCctaaaaagagaaagaatcCATTATTTCAGGCCAATTCTCGAAATATTGCTTCTGCAAATATGAATAGAGTAAATAAGAGAAAAACTGAACGAAAGCCTGTGCCCATGGATAAGAGACCCCCATTCAGGTGA
- the SHY1 gene encoding cytochrome oxidase assembly protein SHY1 (similar to Saccharomyces cerevisiae SHY1 (YGR112W); ancestral locus Anc_3.457) gives MISLRPVFLPRQGIVYKAIRCRFNYLQNRACNRSVVTSTIDWKPIKTTHNPNEGPKNGSSTGKKVVLGLMFAMPVISFYLGTWQLRRLDWKTKLIASCETKLIYPPISLPKVFTVDMCEDWEYRKVKIKGHFVHEEELFVGPRVKHGEKGYLLFTPFIREDTGEKILVERGWIAEAKVSPDTRTLTHLSLPSGKDIELICIVRPPKKRGKFQWKQEDKESRLWQVSDIYDMAASVDCKPIHFQALYDMTNHASWMNNETESHEQNLLASIRHWVTGTKKIDIKSIADDDDSLAFTEWQFMKAGVPIGKTPTVDFRNSHLQYLVTWYGLSFLSTIFLIVALKKMWKGGVISQSQLKKEKLKHARKYT, from the coding sequence atgatttcattaagACCAGTTTTTTTACCCAGACAGGGCATAGTGTATAAAGCTATCAGATGTCGCTTCAATTACCTGCAGAATAGGGCGTGCAATCGTTCTGTGGTTACTTCTACCATAGATTGGAAACCTATAAAAACTACACATAATCCTAACGAAGGTCCCAAAAATGGGTCTTCCACGGGAAAGAAAGTGGTGCTTGGCCTAATGTTTGCAATGCCAgtcatttctttttatttagGTACATGGCAATTGAGAAGATTGGATTGGAAAACAAAGTTGATAGCAAGTTGTGAGACTAAATTAATATACCCACCGATTTCCTTACCCAAAGTCTTCACAGTAGACATGTGTGAAGATTGGGAGTATCGTAAGGTTAAAATTAAGGGGCATTTTGTTcacgaagaagaattatttgTGGGTCCTAGAGTGAAGCATGGCGAAAAGGGCTACTTATTATTCACACCATTTATTAGGGAAGATACCggtgaaaaaattttggtagAACGTGGTTGGATTGCAGAAGCAAAAGTTTCACCAGATACAAGGACACTGACACATTTATCTTTACCTAGTGGTAAAGATATCGAACTTATATGTATTGTGCGCCCACCAAAGAAACGCGGTAAGTTTCAATGGAAGCAGGAGGATAAGGAGTCCAGACTGTGGCAGGTATCTGATATTTATGACATGGCAGCGTCTGTAGATTGTAAACCTATCCATTTCCAAGCTTTGTACGACATGACTAACCATGCTTCCTGGATGAACAATGAAACAGAGTCTCATgaacaaaatttattggCTTCCATACGACATTGGGTTACAGGGACAAAGAAAATCGATATTAAATCAATTGccgatgatgatgattcCTTGGCTTTTACGGAATGGCAGTTTATGAAGGCTGGTGTACCTATTGGAAAAACGCCGACCGTAGACTTCAGAAATAGCCACTTGCAATATCTTGTTACATGGTACGGGCTATCATTCTTAAGTACGATCTTTTTGATTGTCgcattgaagaagatgtgGAAAGGAGGTGTTATATCTCAATCACAGCtcaaaaaagagaaattaaAACATGCCAGGAAATACACGTAA
- the KAFR0C02370 gene encoding uncharacterized protein (similar to Saccharomyces cerevisiae YGR111W; ancestral locus Anc_3.456) — MTVHTAPYKFETYTDPEIVTFTHLNNSEAWKGLLTEQEYAEREKILGNSEIGQKHKLYESKKKFPDSYQWLGLKYFTLKDERLPSSDKFSQIVSSCETLNRVGYCITPGSNGKIEPALVVCIGGVFTLQKHRSKGYAKVMIESLNKFYENLRNEYKDDLLIKNLVVNLYSEVDDYYEQFGYHSMHVPLHYVTELDKMFSEYCGGNLDLKGTFLGFDDYDHLIRLHDEDFKKRLLKLHREHPNSYIFTVKPDLDIYKWFQHRDIFIMRATGKGDTIPPFGFALEDKSHIIWHHNWNDNYLVITKVFFASESSKEETLKKLIAHAITEAKAKGLSKLQFWDEEIPIKRFSELDTLMHELEDKSKLYVSNSSVSAVRPPNGYDKNSVIWDNNTKFCWF, encoded by the coding sequence ATGACGGTACACACTGCACCATACAAATTTGAGACGTATACAGATCCTGAAATTGTTACATTCActcatttgaataattctgAAGCATGGAAAGGTCTCTTGACAGAACAAGAGTACGcagagagagaaaaaatacTTGGTAATAGTGAAATTGGACAAAAGCATAAACTTTATGagagcaagaaaaaatttccagATTCATATCAATGGTTAGGCTTAAAGTATTTCACATTAAAAGATGAACGACTACCATCTTCAGATAAGTTCAGCCAGATAGTATCCAGTTGTGAAACACTTAATAGAGTCGGCTACTGTATTACGCCAGGttcaaatggaaaaatCGAGCCTGCTCTGGTGGTTTGTATTGGCGGAGTGTTTACTTTGCAAAAACATCGCTCTAAAGGTTATGCTAAAGTAATGATAGAAAGTctgaataaattttatgaaaatcTTCGCAATGAGTACAAGgatgatttattgattaaaaatttggttgTCAACCTTTATAGTGAGGTTGACGATTATTATGAACAATTTGGATATCATTCAATGCATGTCCCATTACACTATGTGACAGAATTGGATAAAATGTTTTCGGAGTACTGTGGCGGAAACCTCGATTTGAAAGGGACCTTTCTTGGTTTCGATGACTACGACCATTTGATAAGGTTACATGATGAggatttcaaaaaaaggCTTTTAAAGCTACATAGGGAACATCCAAATTCATACATTTTTACTGTAAAGCCGGATTTGGATATCTATAAATGGTTTCAGCATCGTGACATCTTCATTATGAGAGCAACAGGAAAGGGAGACACCATCCCACCCTTTGGCTTTGCACTCGAGGATAAAAGTCACATTATCTGGCATCATAATTGGAATGACAACTATCTTGTTATAACTAAGGTATTTTTCGCTTCTGAAAGCAGTAAAGAGGAAACCTTGAAGAAGTTAATAGCGCATGCTATCACCGAGGCTAAAGCAAAGGGCCTCAGCAAACTACAATTTTGGGATGAAGAGATTCCAATCAAGAGATTTTCCGAGTTGGATACCTTAATGCACGAATTAGAAGACAAATCTAAGCTATACGTTAGTAACTCTTCTGTAAGCGCTGTAAGACCGCCAAATGGGtatgataaaaattctgTTATTTGggataataatacaaaattCTGTTGGTTTTGA